A single Hippopotamus amphibius kiboko isolate mHipAmp2 chromosome 5, mHipAmp2.hap2, whole genome shotgun sequence DNA region contains:
- the SLC39A4 gene encoding LOW QUALITY PROTEIN: zinc transporter ZIP4 (The sequence of the model RefSeq protein was modified relative to this genomic sequence to represent the inferred CDS: inserted 1 base in 1 codon), translated as MVNLRRLQQPITEPRRKCLESLPGXGGSQPSPSAAPGSPCGLHPPRRARPPGAQCTRGHSMAGPARPELGLQLAVVALLAALAASGTATPPAHLLTLLSSGQGVLDRVALGGLLNTLAARVHCTDGPCGKCLSVDDALALGRPEKPGLPSGPALEPRHVARLSAAAVLYLSNPEGTCADVRAGRWASRADRLLALLESPEALAPGLTRLLQGIQAQAAGRSTSGEACVDLPQLLEEAAGVGGPGSPGPVLAALLDHVRSGSCFRTLPPPQYFVDYVFQQHSSENPNITLAELEALMQRLGVGRATDPHGDHGDLGKGAAPNSSSSVWDTVCLSAGDVLAVYGLSEQAGVTPEAWVQLSPALLQQQLSGACSRPPEQPTQDQLGQAERYLYGSLATLLICLCSIFGLLLLTCARCSAASHYIIQTFLSMAVGALTGDALLHLVPKVLGLHAHDGEGLGLQPTWRLLAALGGLYLFFLFESLFNLLLPLDPEDPKDGHCSHGHSHGGHSHGMPLQLASSDLRPPKQPHEGSRADLVAEESPELLSPEPRRLSPELRLLPYVITLGDAVHNFADGLAVGAAFLSSWKTGLATSLAVFCHEVPHELGDFAALLHAGLSVRHALLLNLASGLTAFIGLYVALAVGVSEDGETWILAVATGLFLYVALCDMLPAMLNQRDRRPWLLFLLHNVGLLGGWTALLLLSLYEDNITL; from the exons ATGGTTAACCTGCGACGCCTCCAGCAGCCAATCACAGAGCCCCGCAGGAAATGCCTGGAGAGCCTTCCAG CGGGCGGGTCCCAGCCCAGCCCTAGCGCTGCTCCAGGCAGCCCGTGTGGCCTGCACCCACCCAGGCGAGCGCGGCCTCCCGGAGCACAGTGCACCCGGGGCCACAGCATGGctggcccggcccggcccgagcTGGGGCTGCAGCTGGCTGTGGTGGCCCTGCTGGCCGCGCTGGCGGCGTCTGGGACGGCgaccccacctgcccacctgctgACCCTGCTGTCCTCGGGCCAGGGTGTTCTGGACCGCGTGGCGCTGGGCGGCCTGTTAAATACACTGGCGGCCCGTGTGCACTGCACCGACGGGCCGTGTGGAAAG TGCCTGTCTGTGGACGACGCCCTGGCCCTGGGCAGGCCTGAGAAGCCAGGGCTGCCCTCAGGTCCGGCCCTGGAGCCCAGGCACGTTGCCCGCCTCAGTGCGGCCGCCGTCCTCTACCTCAGCAACCCCGAGGGCACCTGCGCCGATGTCCGGGCTGGCCGCTGGGCCTCCCGTGCTGACCGGCTCCTGGCCCTGCTCGAGAGCCCCGAGGCCCTGGCCCCCGGCCTGACCAGGCTGCTGCAGGGCATTCAGGCCCAGGCCGCTGGCCGGTCCACTTCCGGGGAG GCTTGTGTGGACCTGCCGCAGCTGCTGGAGgaggcggcgggggtggggggtcccgGCAGCCCCGGGCCGGTGCTGGCTGCCCTGCTGGACCACGTCAGGAGCGGCTCCTGCTTCCGAACCCTACCGCCCCCCCAGTACTTCGTGGACTACGTGTTCCAACAGCACAGCAGCGAAAACCCCAACATCACCCTGGCTG AGCTGGAGGCCTTGATGCAGCGCCTGGGGGTGGGCAGAGCGACTGACCCCCATGGTGACCACGGCGATCTGGGAAAGGGGGCCGCCCCCAACAGCAGCTCCAGTGTGTGGGACACA gtaTGCCTGAGTGCTGGAGATGTGCTGGCTGTGTATGGGCTGTCTGAGCAGGCTGGGGTGACACCGGAGGCCTGGGTCCAGCTGAGCCCTGCGCTGCTCCAGCAGCAACTGAGTGGGGCCTGCAGCCGCCCGCCCGAGCAGCCCACCCAGGACCAGCTCGGCCAGGCAGAGA gGTACCTCTACGGCTCCCTGGCCACACTGCTCATCTGCCTCTGCTCCATTTTCGGGCTCCTGCTGCTCACCTGTGCGAGATGCAGCGCTGCCAGCCACTACATCATCCAGACCTTCCTGAGCATGGCTGTGGGCGCGCTCACGGGCGACGCGCTCCTGCACTTGGTGCCTAAG GTGCTGGGGCTGCACGCGCATGATGGGGAAGGCCTGGGCTTGCAGCCCACCTGGCGCCTCCTCGCTGCACTAGGTGGCCTTTATCTCTTCTTCCTGTTTGAGAGCCTCTTCAACCTCTTGCTGCCCCTGGACCCTGAG GACCCAAAGGACGGGCACTGCAGCCACGGCCACAGTCACGGCGGCCACAGCCATGGCATGCCTCTGCAGCTAGCGTCGAGCGATCTCCGGCCTCCCAAGCAGCCCCACGAGGGCTCCCGCGCAGACCTG GTGGCAGAGGAGAGCCCCGAGCTGCTGAGCCCGGAGCCCCGGAGGCTGAGCccag AGCTGAGACTGCTGCCCTACGTGATCACGCTGGGCGACGCCGTGCACAACTTCGCCGACGGTCTGGCCGTGGGCGCAGCCTTCTTGTCCTCCTGGAAGACGGGGCTGGCCACCTCGCTGGCCGTGTTCTGCCACGAAGTGCCGCACGAGCTGG gGGACTTCGCGGCCCTGCTGCACGCGGGGCTGTCGGTGCGCCACGCGCTTCTGCTGAACTTGGCCTCGGGGCTCACGGCCTTCATCGGCCTCTACGTGGCGCTCGCGGTAGGCGTCAGCGAAGACGGCGAGACCTGGATCCTCGCCGTGGCCACCGGCCTCTTCCTCTACGTGGCGCTCTGCGACATG CTCCCGGCCATGCTGAACCAGCGGGACCGGCGGCCCTGGCTCCTCTTCCTGCTGCACAACGTGGGCCTGCTGGGCGGCTGGACCGCCCTGCTGCTGCTGTCGCTGTATGAGGACAACATCACGCTCTGA